A genomic segment from Methanoplanus limicola DSM 2279 encodes:
- a CDS encoding metal-dependent hydrolase: MLIIYHIFSGILLGLLFAFIFREKKAIIFCTFGSILPDLVDKPLGHLIFAESIGHGRIFFHTLTFFFLMLITGIVIYRIYSDRTVLYISAGMLLHQLTDSMFFNIQDWLWPFLGDFTKGNYEPAAYFIHSLIKELSSFSEWTFFLLSAAILISAGYLEFIAGDRCRFRLKTTGYIAFAGSLTMAMVSAAGFGSIFVYNPDGIFYATFTLFAAGIFLVLAGDNAEEVIRRG, translated from the coding sequence ATGCTGATTATATATCATATCTTCTCCGGAATACTGCTCGGCCTTCTCTTTGCTTTCATTTTCAGAGAGAAAAAAGCAATCATATTCTGCACATTCGGAAGCATACTTCCCGATCTTGTGGATAAGCCGCTTGGCCATCTGATATTTGCAGAAAGTATAGGTCACGGCAGGATATTCTTCCATACACTGACCTTCTTCTTCCTGATGCTCATCACAGGGATTGTAATATACAGGATTTATTCAGACAGGACTGTTCTTTATATCTCCGCCGGGATGCTGCTTCATCAGCTGACAGACTCAATGTTTTTTAACATTCAGGACTGGTTATGGCCCTTCCTTGGAGATTTCACAAAGGGAAATTATGAACCGGCAGCATACTTCATACATTCACTTATCAAAGAACTCTCTTCATTTTCCGAATGGACATTCTTTCTCTTATCAGCAGCCATACTCATCTCGGCGGGATATCTTGAATTTATTGCAGGTGACAGATGCAGATTCCGGCTGAAAACCACCGGATATATCGCCTTTGCAGGATCTCTCACCATGGCTATGGTATCAGCTGCCGGATTTGGCAGCATTTTTGTTTATAATCCTGACGGAATATTCTATGCCACCTTTACACTTTTTGCAGCCGGAATATTCCTTGTACTGGCAGGAGATAATGCAGAGGAAGTTATCCGCAGAGGATAG
- a CDS encoding zinc ribbon domain-containing protein, whose translation MAFCEQCGAKISEGARFCKNCGAKVESGASGITNEDSGAVIHQSPEREEAAVHHAEPEVSAPVSRSPDVTVNKVNADEHKAGYEAETPKVYEAPPVVHTPPQAGKASSGGDLRNPLIAAVASFFFPGLGQTYAGEQKRGLIFIAGTLIIGYFLGIVMIIPMLWATYDAYKLSKMVNSGEKEFTAPSVKNYAIFFALWIVLVILLGALDLVLYGNRMYSYSDYDFVDPMASQPRF comes from the coding sequence ATGGCATTTTGTGAACAGTGCGGAGCAAAAATAAGTGAAGGCGCCAGATTCTGTAAAAATTGTGGTGCTAAGGTTGAATCTGGTGCTTCAGGTATTACTAATGAGGACTCCGGAGCTGTTATTCATCAGTCCCCGGAAAGAGAAGAGGCGGCGGTTCATCATGCTGAACCTGAAGTTTCAGCGCCTGTGTCCCGTTCTCCTGATGTAACTGTTAACAAAGTTAATGCCGATGAGCATAAGGCCGGTTATGAGGCTGAAACTCCAAAGGTGTATGAGGCGCCTCCTGTAGTTCACACTCCTCCGCAGGCCGGAAAGGCCTCATCTGGTGGAGATCTAAGAAATCCGCTTATTGCGGCTGTTGCTTCTTTTTTCTTCCCCGGACTTGGGCAGACTTATGCAGGTGAGCAGAAGAGAGGCCTTATCTTCATTGCCGGAACTCTGATCATTGGGTACTTTTTAGGGATTGTCATGATAATCCCTATGCTCTGGGCCACCTATGACGCCTATAAACTCTCTAAGATGGTAAATTCCGGTGAGAAAGAGTTTACTGCCCCTTCAGTTAAGAATTATGCCATATTCTTTGCATTATGGATTGTTCTGGTAATTCTCCTGGGCGCTCTTGATCTGGTTCTTTATGGCAACCGGATGTACTCCTATTCGGATTATGATTTCGTAGATCCTATGGCATCGCAACCACGGTTTTAA
- a CDS encoding PAS domain-containing sensor histidine kinase — MEFTDEPDIYGEGTFFADNTGNIISVSESFCNLTGYSHEELADKNISDIITRILGDEYFFNFKTGISPDKKRSDILLRKKDSSEIWLRTNAYRMSECCIRYITTDITDLKEKKEELINSKNILETIFDNIPCGMVIIGEDYRIHSVNKKTCEITGYSSEELTGEFCDIICPKGKESKECPIWEKNKKSFDGMETAVKCKGGYRNPVLKNAELVQLDSRNYILEIFQDLSVLKEAENRLRRSEIRYRELFQNSPTGILLIDRDGEIIDMNPAAVKIYGSPSPEETRSRINVLNHPQLKKTAEKFRECLSEDKIISYEEYYTTIWGRKLYLRYDASQNHDEFNTIRDVTVNVQDLTDRKKDETELEEKNEILRELNEKLTLTEEEMIEQLYEITEMQKALTLSNKKLNILSAITRHDILNQITVLRGYLELASESKDYASSKIFFDKMDSAAERIQNQIEFTGDYEELGISEPKWHKISDVIRKLRNKKIAVKNRCGELEIFADSMLEKVFYNLMDNSIRYAGESAEITLTCKICSSGAKVYWMDNGTGVPNEEKEKIFQRGVGKNTGFGLFLIREILSITDIEIQETGVYGEGACFEITVPKDKYRW, encoded by the coding sequence ATGGAATTTACAGATGAACCGGATATTTACGGGGAAGGCACTTTTTTTGCAGACAATACAGGAAATATAATCTCAGTCTCCGAATCATTCTGTAATTTAACAGGGTACTCACATGAAGAACTAGCTGATAAAAATATCTCGGATATCATCACCCGGATTTTAGGGGATGAATATTTTTTTAATTTTAAAACCGGCATTTCTCCGGATAAAAAGCGATCAGATATTCTTTTACGGAAGAAAGACAGCTCAGAGATCTGGCTCAGAACAAATGCATACAGAATGTCTGAATGCTGTATCAGATATATTACAACCGATATCACAGACCTTAAGGAGAAAAAAGAGGAACTGATAAACTCCAAAAATATACTTGAAACAATATTTGACAATATCCCGTGCGGCATGGTCATAATAGGTGAGGACTACAGAATCCACAGTGTAAATAAAAAAACCTGCGAAATCACAGGTTACTCTTCTGAAGAACTGACGGGAGAATTCTGCGATATTATATGCCCCAAGGGAAAAGAATCAAAGGAATGTCCCATATGGGAGAAAAATAAGAAATCCTTTGACGGAATGGAGACTGCTGTAAAATGCAAAGGGGGATACAGAAATCCGGTTTTAAAAAATGCAGAACTGGTACAGTTAGACAGCAGAAATTATATCCTTGAGATCTTTCAGGATTTATCGGTACTGAAAGAAGCGGAGAACCGGTTAAGGAGAAGTGAGATCAGGTACAGGGAACTTTTTCAGAACAGCCCTACAGGCATCCTCCTCATTGACAGAGACGGGGAGATCATTGATATGAACCCTGCTGCTGTAAAGATTTACGGATCACCCTCTCCTGAAGAGACAAGAAGCAGGATAAATGTACTAAATCACCCGCAGCTTAAAAAAACCGCTGAAAAATTCAGGGAATGCCTCTCAGAAGATAAAATAATTTCATATGAGGAATATTACACTACAATATGGGGCAGGAAACTCTACCTGAGATACGATGCCTCACAAAACCACGATGAGTTTAACACCATAAGGGACGTCACAGTTAATGTCCAGGATTTAACTGACAGGAAAAAAGATGAGACAGAACTTGAGGAAAAAAATGAAATCCTGCGTGAACTGAATGAAAAACTGACACTGACCGAAGAGGAGATGATAGAGCAGCTTTATGAGATAACAGAGATGCAGAAGGCACTGACACTGTCAAACAAAAAATTAAATATACTCTCGGCAATTACAAGGCACGACATACTAAATCAGATAACAGTGCTCAGGGGTTATCTCGAACTTGCTTCAGAATCAAAAGATTATGCCAGTTCTAAGATTTTTTTCGATAAAATGGATTCTGCCGCTGAGAGAATTCAGAACCAGATTGAGTTTACCGGGGATTATGAGGAACTGGGCATAAGTGAACCGAAATGGCATAAAATATCAGATGTCATCAGAAAACTCCGGAACAAAAAAATAGCTGTAAAAAACAGATGCGGAGAACTCGAAATCTTTGCAGATTCAATGCTTGAGAAGGTTTTTTACAATCTGATGGACAATTCCATCCGCTATGCCGGAGAATCAGCAGAGATAACCCTGACCTGTAAAATATGCAGTTCCGGTGCGAAAGTTTACTGGATGGACAATGGCACAGGAGTGCCAAATGAAGAAAAAGAGAAGATATTCCAGAGAGGTGTCGGGAAGAACACAGGATTTGGACTTTTTCTAATCCGGGAGATTCTCTCCATAACAGATATTGAAATTCAGGAAACCGGAGTTTACGGCGAAGGGGCCTGTTTTGAGATAACTGTCCCGAAGGATAAATACCGCTGGTGA